Proteins from one Mus pahari chromosome 10, PAHARI_EIJ_v1.1, whole genome shotgun sequence genomic window:
- the Arpp21 gene encoding cAMP-regulated phosphoprotein 21 isoform X14, which yields MSEQGELTPTILEEGQTEPESAPENGILKSESLDEEEKLELQRRLAAQNQERRKSKSGAGKGKLTRSLAVCEESTARSGGESHQDQESIHLQLSSFPSLQEEDKSRKDDSEREKEKDKNREKLSERPKIRMLSKDCSQEYTDSTGIDLHEFLINTLKNNSRDRMILLKMEQEMIDFIADSNNHYKKFPQMSSYQRMLVHRVAAYFGLDHNVDQTGKSVIINKTSSTRIPEQRFCEHLKDEKSEESQKRFILKRDNSSIDKEDNQLCPSVVHTLSWIITEDR from the exons ATGTCTGAGCAAGGAGAACTGACCCCAACCATACTGGAAGAAGGGCAGACTGAACCAGAGTCTGCCCCAGAAAATGGCATCCTCAAGTCAGAAAGCCTggatgaggaggagaagctgGAGCTGCAG CGGCGACTGGCGGCTCAGAACCAAGAGAGGAGAAAATCCAAG TCAGGAGCAGGCAAAGGGAAGCTGACCAGAAGCCTTGCTGTCTGTGAAGAGTCTACAGCTAGATCTGGAGGGGAAAGTCACCAGGATCAG gAATCAATTCACTTACAGCTTTCCAGTTTCCCCAGCCTGCAAGAGGAGGATAAATCTAGGAAGGATgattctgagagagaaaaagaaaaggataagaacagagagaaactctctgagagacccaagatCAGAATGTTATCAAAAG ATTGCAGCCAAGAATATACAGATTCTACAGGCATAGACTTACATGAGTTCCTAATTAACACGCTGAAGAATAATTCCAG GGACAGGATGATACTCTTGAAAATGGAGCAGGAAATGATTGATTTCATTGCTGACAGCAA TAACCACTATAAAAAGTTCCCCCAGATGTCATCCTATCAAAGGATGCTGGTCCATCGGGTGGCAGCGTACTTTGGATTGGACCACAACGTGGatcaaactggaaaatctgtCATCATTAACAAGACCAGCAGCACCAGGAT ACCAGAGCAAAGGTTTTGTGaacatttaaaagatgaaaaaagtGAAGAATCCCAGAAGCGGTTTATCTTGAAGCGAGATAACTCTAGTATTGATAAAGAAGACAATCAG CTCTGTCCTTCCGTTGTGCACACTTTGAGTTGGATTATCACTGAGGACCGATGA
- the Arpp21 gene encoding cAMP-regulated phosphoprotein 21 isoform X15 — MSEQGELTPTILEEGQTEPESAPENGILKSESLDEEEKLELQRRLAAQNQERRKSKSGAGKGKLTRSLAVCEESTARSGGESHQDQTL; from the exons ATGTCTGAGCAAGGAGAACTGACCCCAACCATACTGGAAGAAGGGCAGACTGAACCAGAGTCTGCCCCAGAAAATGGCATCCTCAAGTCAGAAAGCCTggatgaggaggagaagctgGAGCTGCAG CGGCGACTGGCGGCTCAGAACCAAGAGAGGAGAAAATCCAAG TCAGGAGCAGGCAAAGGGAAGCTGACCAGAAGCCTTGCTGTCTGTGAAGAGTCTACAGCTAGATCTGGAGGGGAAAGTCACCAGGATCAG actctCTGA